The Chloroflexota bacterium genome contains the following window.
TATCCAGGTGCGGCGACGCGGGGCGTCCCCTCCTCCAACCCACTCCCCACCCCCGCCACCCCGCACCGGCATCCAACATGGCGCACACCAATCCCCGTGCTATACTGTCATAGCTATGTCAAGCTTGACCCTGCAATCGAAACACCTGCTTTCCGTGGCCGACCTGTCGCCGGCCGAGATCTGCGCCCTCGTGGAGCGCGCCCGCGACATCAAGCGCACCCCCGACGCGGCAAGACCCCTGCAGGGCAAGACGGTCGCCCTCCTCTTCGAAAAGCCGTCCCTCCGCACCCGCGTCAGCTTCGAGGTCGGCACGGCCAACCTCGGCGGCAACTGCCTCTACCTCAGCCCGGCCGAGGTCGGCATCGGCGGCCGCGAGGCCGTCAGCGACGTCGCCCAGGTCCTCTCCCGCTACGTCGATTGCATCGTCTACCGCTGCTACTCTCACGCGATGCTTGCGGAGCTCGCCCACTACGCCACCGTCCCCGTCATCAACGCCCTCTCCGACGACGAGCACCCCTGCCAGACCCTCGCGGACCTGACAACGGTCCTCGAGCAGCGCGGCTCGTTGCCCGGCACGACCCTCGCCTACATCGGCGATGGCAACAACGTCGCCCGCAGCCTCGGTCTCGGCTGCGCCGCTGTCGGCATGCACTACCGCATCGCTTCCCCCGAGGGCTACGGCCTCTCGCCCGACGATGAGCGCGCCATCGAGGCCCTCGCCGCCGCCAACGGTGGCAGCGCCACCTTCCTCCGTGACCCCCGCGAGGCCGTCGCGGGCGCAAACGTCGTCTACACCGACGTATGGGCCAGCATGGGCCAGGAGGACGAGGCCGCCGTCCGCAAGGAGGTCTTCCTCGGCTACCAGGTCAACCCTGAGCTCATGGCTCTCGCCGCCCCGGACGCCGTCTTCATGCACGACCTGCCCGCCCACTACGGCGAGGAGGTCCCCCACGGCTTCTTGGACGGCCCCCAGTCCGTCGTGTTCGACCAGGCGGAGAACCGCCTGCACGCGCAGCAGGCCCTGTTGGAGGCCCTTCTTGGCTAGGGCGGCATCGCCAGAGGAAGCGAATATCGGCCAGGACGCGGGCGTAATGCCCGTGGTCGCCATCGTCGGCCGCCCAAACGTCGGCAAGTCCACCCTCTTCAACCGCCTGACCGGCCAGCGCCGCGCCGTCGTCGCAGATGAGGCCGGCACCACCCGCGATCGCGTCATCACTCCCATGGAGGGCCCCAACCGCAACTTCTTCCTCGTCGACACCGGCGGCATCGACCTCGGCGCGGGCGGCCCCATCGGCTCCAAGGTCTCCCGCCAGGTCCGCGCCGCCCTCGAGGACGCCGACGTCATCGTCTTCCTGACCGACGCCGTCGACGGCCTCCAGCCCGCCGACACGGAGATCGCCGACTCCCTCCGCCGCCTCAACGTCCCCATCGTCACCGCCGTCAACAAGAGCGAGGGCACCCGCCGCCGCTTCAACGTCGCCGAGTTCTACGCCCTCGGCCTCAACGACCCCATCGCCATCAGCGCCATCAAGGGCGAGGGCATGGCCGACCTCCTCGACGCCGTCGAGGACGAACTGCCCCCCGGCGCCGAGGCTGAGCTCGACGAGGGCTTCCTCCGCCTCGCCATCGTCGGCCGCCCCAACGTCGGCAAGTCCAGCATCATGAACGCCATCACCGGCGAGGAGCGCGCCATCGTCGACGAGGCCCCCGGCACTACCCGCGACTCCCTCGACGCCTGGGTCAGCTACGACGGCAACCCCCTCCTCCTCATCGACACCGCCGGTATGCGCCGCCGCGGCCACATCGTTCCCGGCCCGGAGAAGTTCAGCGTCCTCCGCTCCCTCCAGTCCATAGAGCGCTGCAACGTCGCCGTCCTCGTCATGGACGCCACGGAGCTCGCCACGGCCCAGGACGTCCACGTCGCCGGCTACGTCCTCGAGTCCTACCACGCCATGCTCGTCGCCGTGAACAAGTGGGACCTCGCCCGCGAGCACGAGACGGAGGTCATCCAGGAGATTCGCAAGAAGCTCCACTGGGCCCCCTACGTGCCCATCCACTTCGTCTCCGCCCTCACCGGCGAGGGCCTCGACGGCCTCCTCACCACCGCGCAGGAGCTCTACCGCGAGCAGGCCACCGAGGTCGGCGCCGCCGAGCTCAACACCACCATCGTCGAGGCCATGGCCAAGCACCCCCCGCGCTCGCAGGGCCGCCGTCAGCTCCGCCTCTACCGCGGCGAGCAGAGCCAGGTGCACCCCCTCGGCTTCACCCTCTACGTCAACAACCCGGAGATCGTGCACTTCTCCTACCGCCGCTACCTGCTGAACACCATCCGCAGCGCCTTCTCCATCCGCCGCGTCCCCATCCGCCTCGACATCCGCAAGGGCGCCAGGAGGCGGTCGCAGTGAACGCGATAGTCGTCTTCGTGCTCGTCATCGCGGCATCCTACCTGCTGGGCGCCGTCCCGTGGGGCCTGCTCATCGGCCGATGGAGCCGCGGCGTCGACGTCCGGCAGACCGGCAGCGGCAACATCGGCAGCAGCAACGTCCTCCGCACCGCCGGCGCCAGGGCCGCCGTCCCGGCCCTCCTCCTCGACGTCGCCAAGGGCGCTGTCCCCGTCCTCGCCGCCCGCGCCATCGCCGACGCCGCCGGCTTCACCGATGCCCAGAGCGCCGGCCTGCAGGCGGGTGTCGCGTTGGCCGCTCTCGCCGGCCATAGCTGGTCCGTCTACCTCAAGTTCAGCGGCGGCAAGGGCGTCGCGACGGGCGTCGGCGGCCTCTTCGTCCTCTTCCCATGGGGCGGATTGACCGCATTGGTCCTTGGCCTCGTGCTCATGCGCCTGACCCGCTACATCTCCCTCGGCAGCGTCATCGGCGTCACCATCGGAGCGGGCTCGCTCGTCGTCTTCTGGCTCCGCGGCGACTTCCACTGGGCCTACGCCCTCCACGGCTTCGTCGGCTGGGCCATCATCATCGGCCGCCACCACGGCAACATCCGCCGCCTCTTCTCCGGCACCGAGGCCCGTCTCGGCGAATCCGCGGCCCCGCCGCAAGTGCAGCCGGAGGCGTAGCAATGACCCATGCGACGGTCGTGGGCACCACGAGCTGGGGTACGACCTTGGCCATCCTCCTCGCCCGCCGCGGCGCCCCCGTCCCCCTCCTCGCCCGCTCCGGCGACGAGGCCGGCATTCTCGCCCGCGATCGCGAGAATCATCGCCTGCTGCCCGGCGCGCTCTTCCCCGACTCTCTGTCCCCGTCCGCCGACGCCGGCGCCGCCCTGGACGGGGCTGACCTCGTCGTGCTCGGCATGCCGGCGCAGCGGCTGCGGGAGAACCTCTCCGCCCTGCGTGGCCATATCAACGACCAGACCGTACTTCTGAGCGCCATCAAGGGCCTCGAACACGACACCGGCTTGCCTATGACGCATGTGATTCAAGAGGAGCTGCCGGATGTCGCCGAGGGCCGCATCGCCGTCCTCTCCGGCCCTAATTTCGCTCGGGAAGTCGTCGAGGACAAGCCCTCCTCAACCGTCATCGCCTGCCAGGATCCCGCCGTCGCCGAGTGGGTTCAGGAGCTCTACAACTCCCCCACCTTCCGCGTCTACACAAACGATGACGTTGTGGGAGTGGAGCTTGGCGGCGCCCTCAAGAACGCCATCGCCATAGCCGCGGGCATCAGCGACGGCCTCGGCTACGGCGCCAACGCCAAGGCTGCCCTCGTCACACGGGGGTTGGCGGAGATCACCCGCTTGGGCGTGGCCTGTGGCGCCAAGCCCCTGACGCTCGCCGGCCTCTCCGGGCTCGGTGACATGGCCGCCACCTGCTTTAGCAACCTCAGCCGCAACCGCTATGTCGGCGAGCAGGTGGGGGAAGGGGTGCCGTTGGCGGAAGTGCTGGAAGGCATGGTGCATGTCGCGGAGGGCGTGGACACCATCGCCGCTGCGCTTCTTCTCGCCCAGCGGCACGGCATAGAGATGCCCATCACAGAGATGACGGCCCGCATCCTTTTCGACGGCGTTGGCCCGCGCGAGGCGACGTCATACCTGCTCAACCGCGCTCCCGGCCAGGAGTGGCCCACCGAGCTCAGCTAGCCGCGACGAAAGCACAGCGCCAGCCAGTCCTCCGTCTGCTGCGTCTCCAGCTCCTCGAACCCGGCGCCCAGGATCGCCTCCCGCACCTCGTCCCCCCGCTCCTCCAGCGCCCCGGACGCGATGAGCGTCCCGCCCGGCCTCAGCGTCTCGGCCAGAGCCCCCGCAAGCTCCACCAGCACCTTCGCCGAGATGTTCGCGACGGTCAGGTCCAGCCCCACCGCCTGCGGGTGCGGCAACGTTCCCCGTGCGATGCGCACCCGGCGCGACAGCCCCGCGGCCTTCAGGTTCCGCCGTGACGACCGGACAGCGTCCGCCTCCGTGTCCAGCGCCAGCGCCCACTCGGCGCCCAGCAGCAGCGCACCCTGCGCCAGCAGCCCGCTGCCCGTGCCCAGGTCCAGGATGCGCATCCCCGGCTCCACCCGCCGCTCCAGCTGCTCCAGGCACATGCGCGTCGTCGGGTGGTGCCCCGTCCCGAAGGCCAGCCCTGGGTCCAGCGTCAGCACAATGTCGCCTTCCAACGCCTCGTGCTCATGCCACGTTGGGCGCACCACCAGCCGCTTCCCTACGCGCAGGGGCTGGAAGTGCGCCTTCCACGCCTCTTCCCACTCGAAGGGCGACACCGTCCGCACCTTCAACGGCGACAACGGCTTGATCAGCCCCATGAGCTGCACTCCCGCCTGAATGCGCGCGACACGGTCGGCCGAGCGCCTGTCCTGCGGAAAATACGTCCGCACGAAGACCGGCCCTCCAACGGGCGGCGACTCTCCCTCGTCCGGGTTGACCCCGCCCGCCTCCTCCACCACAACCTGCCGGCGCCCGTAGCGCTGGAACAGCTCCACCAGCGGCTCCACCAGCTCGGGAGAGGCTTCCACGGAAAGCTCTAGCCAGTCCACGCGGCACGCTCCATACGGATAGCTTGCGGAAAATAGGGGAAGGCTTGTGGGAGAATCCGGTGACTCTGCAGGGTCAGAAGGACCGCCATTCAGCGACTAGGTGCTCTCGCCGGTGAGGACGTCCTTCAGCTTCCGGAACCACGACTTCACACCGTTGGACGCGTAGGCCTCTTCGTCCTCGTCCAGCGACTCAGACAGTTCCTCGAAGAGCTCCCGCGTGCGTGGGCCCATCTTCTGCGGCGTCATCACCGTCACCAGGCCGATGAGATCGCCAGGTCGGCCGTTGTGCAGGTTGGGCACGCCCTTGCCCCGCTTGCGAAGGATGGCCCCGGACTGCACCCCTGCGGGCACCTCAAATGTCTCCCGCTCGCCTTCCAGCATCGGGACCTCTATTGTCGTTCCAAGGGCAGCATGCGCCACGTTCAGGGGAAGATCAAAGACCAGGTTCTCCTTATCGCGGCGAAAGTACAGGTGGGGCTTCACCGACAGGCTCACGAAGACGTCGCCCGGCCTCCCGCCGTTGACGCCCGCGTCCCCTTCTCCCGCAAGCCGGACGCGCATGCCGTCCTCCACGCCCGCGGGCACGTTCACCATCACCTTGCGCGTCGACTTCTCCCGGCCCGTGCCTCTGCAGCCCGTGCACGGCGACAGGATCGTCTGTCCCAGCCCCCGGCATGCAGAGCATGCCACCACCTGCATAAACTGCCCAAACACGCTGCTCTGCGTCCTGCGCACCTGCCCGGAGCCGCCGCAGTTGGCGCACTGCTCCTTCTGCGTCCCGGGCTCAGCCAGGTCGCCGTGACACGTCCCGCAGATCTCCTGCCGTGTGATCTGCACCTCGCGCTCCACGCCCAGCGCCGCTTCCTCAAACGTGATGGTCATCGAATACTGCAGGTCCCGGCCCTTGGCCGACGTGTTGGCCTGGCCCCGGAACCCGCCGAAGAAAGCGTCAAAGATGTCACCCACGCCGCCCGGAAAGTCGAACCCGTCGAAACCGCGCCCCGGCCAGCCGCTGTTCGGGTCCACGTCCGCCCGCCCGAACCGGTCGTACATCCGCCGCTTCTCCGGGTCGATGAGCACTTGGTACGCCTCGTTGATCTCCTTGAAGCGCTCGGCGGCGTCCTTTGCCTTGTTCCTGTCCGGATGCCACTCCATGGCCAACCCACGGAACGCACGGCGGATCTGCTCCTCCGTCGCGTCCCGGGGCACACCTAGGAGATTGTAGTAGTCCTTCTGTGTTGCCATAGGCTCGTGCGGCTTCCTGTTCTCAAATACCAGGGCTGGCGCAAACACGCCGCTTCATTGTAACACGAGGCAAAGCTGCACAGGGACAATTATCGGCTGTCCACTACCCGTCGTCCCCACTACCTCCGCCCCCGCCAGCACACGCCGACCCACACAACCCAGCCTCCATCCCGGCGGAGGCCGGGATCCAGAGGGGCGCCGCGTGGGGCAACTCTGCCACGGCCCACCTCCGATACTCCACCCCCATTCGCGTCATTCTTGCGCAGGAAGAGCCTGCCCCCGCGAAAGCGGGGGAATCCAGTGGGGCGGGGAAGGGGCCAGCGTCGCGCCACAAGGATGGCGGAGAAGAGCGACCGGTCCTCATAGACGACATAGGAAGCCCAGAAGAAATGGGGACTTGCCGGAAGGACAGGTGGAGGGGGGAAAACCTAGTTGGCGGAATCCGTCTGCGGATCGGGGGTCTCACCCTCCCCGTCCCCCTCTGGGGCCGGAGGGGAGTCCGTGTCGCCTGCATCCTCGCCGCCTCCCTCCGCCACCACGCTCCCGTTGCCCACCGTCACAAGCGCCGGCCTCAGCAGCCTGCCGCCCACCGTGTACCCGCGCTGCACGACCTCCACCACGGCGCCCGCAACGCCGTCCACCTCGGTGACCGCCTGGTGCAGGTTCGGGTCAAAGGTCTGGCCCGCCTGCACCTCAAGCGCCTCGAGGCCGCGGGCCACCAGCATCGCCTCCAGCTTCTTGTACATCAGCCACACGCCTTCGATCCAGGTGAGCGATATCAGGTTCGCCGGCACGGTGTTGAACGCCCGCTCCAGGTCGTCCAGCACGCTCAGCGTCTGCTGCATCAGCGCCGCGGACGCCCACTGCGCCATCTCCTCCTGGTCGCGCTCCACCTGCCTGCGGAAGTTCTGCAGGTCGGCTTGCGCGCGCTGCCAGTTGGCCAAGTACCGCTGCGAACGCTCCTCCAGCTCCTGCACCCGCGCCGACAGCTCATCTGCGTCGCCCCCGGCCGCGTCGGCCGACTCGCCCGCTGGCGCCTGCTGCTCGTCCGGAGAATGGTTTGGGGCCTCCGGTGCGCCGCCCGTGGCCCCATGCTCTGGGTTCTGCTGTTCCATGCCGCTCCTAGGGCGCGATGCCCGCATCTTCCAGCATGCCGCTCATCAGCGAGGACACGTAGTGCACCCCCGCGATCGCGCGCTCGTAGTGCATGCGCATGGGCCCAACGATGCTCACCGTGCCGAACACCTGCCCCTCCACGCCGTAGCGCGTGATGACCAGGCTCATCGGCTTCAGCGCATCCTCCCGGTTCTCCTCGCCTATGACGATGCGCATCTCGCCCACGCCGGGCCGCTCGGTCAGCACCGCGCGCGCCAACCGCCGGTTCTCCAGCACCTCGATCAGGTCGCGCACCTGCGACGCCCCGCTGAACTCCGGCTGCTCCACCAGGTGCCGCAGCCCTTCGACGATGTAGTCCGCGAAGGCCGTGCTGTCCTCTTCCTCCAGGATGCGGAGCGTCGTGTCCAGCACGTCGCGCTCCAGCGCCGAGTCCGCAATTTCCCGCCCGCGCACGTCCCCGTACGAGAGCCCCCGCACGCGATGGTTCAGCCGGTTGGCCAGCGCCGTCAGCTCCTCCTCCGACACCGGCTCCGTCAGCGGCACCAGCTCCTTCCGCAGCCGCGCCTCCTGCAGCACCAGCACCTGCATCACCAGCAGCTCGTCGAGGTAGATGAGCTGCAGGTTGCGGATGCGCGTCTGCACCGTCCGCGGCATGCTCACCAGCGCCATGTTGTTCGCCAGCTGCGCCAGCAGCCGCGCCGACAGCCGCGCCCACACGTCCACGTCGCGCCCCGCGCCCGCGAGCTGCGTGCGAAGGTTGCGCTTGATCCCGCCCGGCAACTCCGGCGTCCCCGCCAGCGCCTCGACGTAGTAACGGTACCCCCGGTCCGTCGGCACGCCGCCGGCCGAGTGGTGCGGGCGGCTGATGTACCCCTCTTCCTCCAGCACCGCCATCTCATGCCGCACCGTCGCCGGGCTCACGTCCAGCCCAGAGTGCCGCGTCACCACCTCAGAGGGCACCGGCGCCGCGGTCCCCACATACTGCGAGAGGATGATGCGCAGGATCGTCTCCTGCCTTGTGGATAGGCGTTCCAGCATGCTTGTCACACGACTTTGCTATCTGAGCGGATAAAGCAACGTAGCATCGCCCGGCGCGCGGTGTCAAGGCGGCTCAGCGGGCCTTCCAGGCCGTCTGCAAACGAGAAAGGGGGGCGGCTTGCGCCGCCCCCCTCATATGCTTCGTCTTGCGTGTCGCTTCCGGGCTAGCCCACCACGGTCGCGCAGATGACGTAGACCTCCAGCGTCCAACTGCCGCTCTGCTCCGACGTCTCTGCCGCGCTCGCCGTCCAGCCCAGCGGCTTGTCGCCGGGCACGCCCGTCCGCGCCGACGCCGGCAGGCTCACGCCTGCGCTTGCGCCCGTGATGCTCGCGCCGCCCGCGACCGCGAACAGGTCGCTGCCCGCGTCCGCGCACATCGCCGAGGCGGACTTGTCGTCGCTCGTGGAATCCGAGCTGACCTTCACAAGGGTCAGGTTGCTGATGCCGGGTTCACCCTGGACGCCCTGCGGGCCGTGCGGGCCCCCAGCGCCCGTGAGGCCGGGAGCGCCGCGTTCGCCGGCCTCACCCTGCGGGCCGCGCTCGCCCTGCGGGCCCTGCGGGCCAATCGCTCCGGGCGGGCCCATGACGCCCTCGTCACCCTTGATGCCCTGCGGGCCGGTCGGGCCTTGCGTCCCGGTCTCGCCCTGCGGCCCCTGCGGGCCAACCTCGCCCTGCGGGCCGCGCTGCCCGGGCGGGCCCTGCTCGCCCTGCTCGCCCTGGATCCCCTGGGGGCCCTGGATCCCCTGCGCGCCGACCAGACCCTGCGGACCCGGAGCACCAATCAGGCCCTGCGGGCCGGTCGGGCCTTGCGGTCCTATCGGGCCTGGCGGACCGCCGGCCGGGCCTCTCGGACCCTCCGGGCCTGCGGGACCTATCGGGCCCTCGGGACCTATCGGGCCGCGCTCACCCTGGGGACCCTCCGGCCCGGGCGGGCCGCCCTCCGGGCCGCGCTCACCCACCGGGCCTTGCGGTCCCTCCGCGCCAGTCGCGCCCTGCGGCCCGCGATCGCCCTCCGCCCCCTGCGGACCCTGCGACCCCTGCGGGCCTGCCGGACCCCGAAGTCCAGGCGACCCAATCGGCCCCTGGGCTCCGTCCTGCCCCGCCGCTCCCGTCGGACCCTGCGGGCCCGTCGCCCCTTGCGGGCCCGCGACCCCTTGCGGGCCCGTCGGACCCTGATCGCCCGTGCACGCCGGGAGCAACAGGAGGCCCATCAGGAGGAGAAGTGGGATCCAAAGACTGCGCCGCCAGACGCTGGAAGACTTCAGGTGCTTCGTATCGACTACCCTCATGGTGAGCGTACCTTCCTTAAGGAGTTTTTCCGTTTGCAAGACTACTATAGCCGCCTACCTGTGTCAAGGAACCTGACAAGCAATTTTTGCCATCCCTGCAACATCTCCCGCGGCCCCAAACCTGCGCCCTCGCGCGCCCCCATCGACCGCGCCGCCAAACCCCCGCGACGCCCCCATCGACGCCCCGCGCCCGCGAGCCGCTAGCTCGCACGCCGACGCCGCGCCCACACCAGCCCCAGCAGCCCCAGCCCCGCCAGCAGCACGTACCCGTCCGCCCGCGACCCCTGCCCGCACGTCCCCGGCTCGTCCGGCTCCGGCGTCGGCGTCGCCTCCACCTCCGGTGTCGCCGTCGGCGTCGCCGTCACGATGATCGGCGGCAACGGCGTCGGCGTCGGCGCCGGCGTCGCCGTCGGCTCCGGCGTCGGCACAGCCGTCGCCGTCGGCACTGCCGTCGGCGATGGCGTCGGTGTCTCCGTCGCCACAGCCGTAGCCGTCGGCGATGGCACAGGCGTCGCCGGGACCGCCGTCGGCGTGGCCGTTGCCGCCGGTGTCGGCGTCGCTGTCGGATCCGGCGCCGGCGGCAGCGCCGGGAACGTCAGGTTGAACCCGTCCACGACGTTCGGTCCCGGAATGAACGTCGCCACCTCCGCCGCCGTCAGCCCCTCCGGCCCCAGGTGCGCCGTGATCGTGTTCTCCACCGCGATGATGTGGAAGCTGATGTTGCGGAAGTTGAACACCACGTTGGTGGGCCCGACGATGAGGTTCTGGTACTCGCCGTTCCTGGTGGCCCGCGGCCGCGACTCGTAGCCGTCGATGACGGGGCTGGGGCTCTCTATCCGCGCGACGACCATCAGCCCTTGTGGCGCGGCCTCTCCCCCGACCGTCACCGTGCCCGAGTACGTGACCGGGCCCGGCGGCGGCTGTCCTCCTATCTGGGCCTGGACGTCCCGCCCGCCAGCCAGCGCAAACGCCAGCAGCGCGGCAAAGACGGCAAACGTCAGGATGAGGGCAACCCTGGTGCGGTGTGCTGCAAGTAGCATGGTCTTCTCCCGTATCTGAAAGCTCACCAACAGTGAGCCATATTCGTGGCCTTCCCGGGTGGACGCCGCTCAAAACACAACGGCCCGGTCAGCCGACCTGTACAGGATTATCCCCGCTCACCGCGCATTGGTCAAGAGGCGGGAGTCGTCTACCCCTCATACCCCTTCTGCGTCATTCCTGCGAAGCATGCCCCGTACCCCGATACGGGGGCAGGAATCCAGGGCCCTCACCCCCAACCCCCATCGAAGCCCCTCAGCACCCCCACACCCCCTACCCCTCATACCGGTGCATACCGGTATCCAGAAACCCCGCACCCCAACCCCCTCCGCATCACCCAGCTCCCCCCCACACACAACGCCAAGCCCGCCCCCCAGGCAAATCGAAGGGGGCCTCCCCCCGCGAGGAGGGAGGCCCCCAATTGGCCTTGCCTTGGCGATGCTACGGGGCGTTACGGGATGAGCACCCCGTCCGCGGTGGCGTAGAGCCAGTAGCCCTTGCCCACCGTTACCGGCGCCTTCAGGACGACCCGGTCGTTGTCGTCGAACTTGTTGGGGTCGTTCTCGTCCGCGCCGACGGGGTCGGCCTCAACCACAGGATCTGCAGTCGAATCGGCCTTCACTGCGTCACCGGTGTCGCGTTCCGTGTATGCGCCCATCTGGCACGGCTCGGTCCCGTCCAGCACCTTCTCCGCGTCAGGCTTCTTGCCGGTGCATGGGTTGGTGTCATCCACGCCCACGGTCACCGTGTCGCCGGGGGTCACGGAGCTCCAGACCCTGGACAGGGTTTCAAAGGTCAGGGCCTTCAACCAGCCCGCGTTGGAGCCGGACCTGAGGGTGCCGAAGTAGTCGTCCGCTGCGACGCCCTCAGGGGCGGGCACGGAAATTGTGATCACGGGCACCAGGTTCCAGCCTTCCACCACTGTGACGGCGGGCGGCTGAATGTTCGCTGAGGCAGAGGTCGTCAGCGCCGGCCGCAACATCTTCAACGGCTGGAAGTTCTCCGTCCGTACGAAGTAGGCCGTACTGGCCGTCATCGCGACGATGTCGCCCACAAAGTTCCCCGTCTCCGTGTCCCGGCGGGAGAACAACCACGTCTGGTTGACGTTGTCAAAGGTCATGACAATGCTCACCG
Protein-coding sequences here:
- the argF gene encoding ornithine carbamoyltransferase gives rise to the protein MSSLTLQSKHLLSVADLSPAEICALVERARDIKRTPDAARPLQGKTVALLFEKPSLRTRVSFEVGTANLGGNCLYLSPAEVGIGGREAVSDVAQVLSRYVDCIVYRCYSHAMLAELAHYATVPVINALSDDEHPCQTLADLTTVLEQRGSLPGTTLAYIGDGNNVARSLGLGCAAVGMHYRIASPEGYGLSPDDERAIEALAAANGGSATFLRDPREAVAGANVVYTDVWASMGQEDEAAVRKEVFLGYQVNPELMALAAPDAVFMHDLPAHYGEEVPHGFLDGPQSVVFDQAENRLHAQQALLEALLG
- the der gene encoding ribosome biogenesis GTPase Der, producing MARAASPEEANIGQDAGVMPVVAIVGRPNVGKSTLFNRLTGQRRAVVADEAGTTRDRVITPMEGPNRNFFLVDTGGIDLGAGGPIGSKVSRQVRAALEDADVIVFLTDAVDGLQPADTEIADSLRRLNVPIVTAVNKSEGTRRRFNVAEFYALGLNDPIAISAIKGEGMADLLDAVEDELPPGAEAELDEGFLRLAIVGRPNVGKSSIMNAITGEERAIVDEAPGTTRDSLDAWVSYDGNPLLLIDTAGMRRRGHIVPGPEKFSVLRSLQSIERCNVAVLVMDATELATAQDVHVAGYVLESYHAMLVAVNKWDLAREHETEVIQEIRKKLHWAPYVPIHFVSALTGEGLDGLLTTAQELYREQATEVGAAELNTTIVEAMAKHPPRSQGRRQLRLYRGEQSQVHPLGFTLYVNNPEIVHFSYRRYLLNTIRSAFSIRRVPIRLDIRKGARRRSQ
- the plsY gene encoding glycerol-3-phosphate 1-O-acyltransferase PlsY; the protein is MNAIVVFVLVIAASYLLGAVPWGLLIGRWSRGVDVRQTGSGNIGSSNVLRTAGARAAVPALLLDVAKGAVPVLAARAIADAAGFTDAQSAGLQAGVALAALAGHSWSVYLKFSGGKGVATGVGGLFVLFPWGGLTALVLGLVLMRLTRYISLGSVIGVTIGAGSLVVFWLRGDFHWAYALHGFVGWAIIIGRHHGNIRRLFSGTEARLGESAAPPQVQPEA
- a CDS encoding NAD(P)-dependent glycerol-3-phosphate dehydrogenase, translating into MTHATVVGTTSWGTTLAILLARRGAPVPLLARSGDEAGILARDRENHRLLPGALFPDSLSPSADAGAALDGADLVVLGMPAQRLRENLSALRGHINDQTVLLSAIKGLEHDTGLPMTHVIQEELPDVAEGRIAVLSGPNFAREVVEDKPSSTVIACQDPAVAEWVQELYNSPTFRVYTNDDVVGVELGGALKNAIAIAAGISDGLGYGANAKAALVTRGLAEITRLGVACGAKPLTLAGLSGLGDMAATCFSNLSRNRYVGEQVGEGVPLAEVLEGMVHVAEGVDTIAAALLLAQRHGIEMPITEMTARILFDGVGPREATSYLLNRAPGQEWPTELS
- the prmA gene encoding 50S ribosomal protein L11 methyltransferase; translated protein: MDWLELSVEASPELVEPLVELFQRYGRRQVVVEEAGGVNPDEGESPPVGGPVFVRTYFPQDRRSADRVARIQAGVQLMGLIKPLSPLKVRTVSPFEWEEAWKAHFQPLRVGKRLVVRPTWHEHEALEGDIVLTLDPGLAFGTGHHPTTRMCLEQLERRVEPGMRILDLGTGSGLLAQGALLLGAEWALALDTEADAVRSSRRNLKAAGLSRRVRIARGTLPHPQAVGLDLTVANISAKVLVELAGALAETLRPGGTLIASGALEERGDEVREAILGAGFEELETQQTEDWLALCFRRG
- the dnaJ gene encoding molecular chaperone DnaJ: MATQKDYYNLLGVPRDATEEQIRRAFRGLAMEWHPDRNKAKDAAERFKEINEAYQVLIDPEKRRMYDRFGRADVDPNSGWPGRGFDGFDFPGGVGDIFDAFFGGFRGQANTSAKGRDLQYSMTITFEEAALGVEREVQITRQEICGTCHGDLAEPGTQKEQCANCGGSGQVRRTQSSVFGQFMQVVACSACRGLGQTILSPCTGCRGTGREKSTRKVMVNVPAGVEDGMRVRLAGEGDAGVNGGRPGDVFVSLSVKPHLYFRRDKENLVFDLPLNVAHAALGTTIEVPMLEGERETFEVPAGVQSGAILRKRGKGVPNLHNGRPGDLIGLVTVMTPQKMGPRTRELFEELSESLDEDEEAYASNGVKSWFRKLKDVLTGEST
- a CDS encoding nucleotide exchange factor GrpE; this translates as MEQQNPEHGATGGAPEAPNHSPDEQQAPAGESADAAGGDADELSARVQELEERSQRYLANWQRAQADLQNFRRQVERDQEEMAQWASAALMQQTLSVLDDLERAFNTVPANLISLTWIEGVWLMYKKLEAMLVARGLEALEVQAGQTFDPNLHQAVTEVDGVAGAVVEVVQRGYTVGGRLLRPALVTVGNGSVVAEGGGEDAGDTDSPPAPEGDGEGETPDPQTDSAN
- the hrcA gene encoding heat-inducible transcriptional repressor HrcA; the encoded protein is MLERLSTRQETILRIILSQYVGTAAPVPSEVVTRHSGLDVSPATVRHEMAVLEEEGYISRPHHSAGGVPTDRGYRYYVEALAGTPELPGGIKRNLRTQLAGAGRDVDVWARLSARLLAQLANNMALVSMPRTVQTRIRNLQLIYLDELLVMQVLVLQEARLRKELVPLTEPVSEEELTALANRLNHRVRGLSYGDVRGREIADSALERDVLDTTLRILEEEDSTAFADYIVEGLRHLVEQPEFSGASQVRDLIEVLENRRLARAVLTERPGVGEMRIVIGEENREDALKPMSLVITRYGVEGQVFGTVSIVGPMRMHYERAIAGVHYVSSLMSGMLEDAGIAP